Proteins from a single region of Trichoderma asperellum chromosome 3, complete sequence:
- a CDS encoding uncharacterized protein (EggNog:ENOG41~SECRETED:SignalP(1-16)~MEROPS:MER0021873), whose product MHLSSTVLMAAAGAVAQSTVDLSNLPAFLKSSSSTNWPTLLVIGQQIWNDPEVGLNETHAHGRIVNYFSSLPGWTVSGSAYTGLPTAFRAEFDNRPSGFTGTLPTVGFLAEFDALVGIGHACGHNLIALNGISAAKFASDALVHYNIPGRVILVGTPDEENAAGKFKLNNLDAFADSDVWLMAHPTTTSAIQPMNARLNYFATFIGSTHSEAVGKAYNAMSIVQNLTGLPGTSSSAISIENVGVYATNIVQTAIDLGVAGLSLATVNSTVASILDSSYPNVTFKATTDANGVAITMNGPGGHASEASKGPLTLSINTYNALKNTPGVSFYLPSNTSINELDITIDMRTRYTSDLNSVANFVSAALGTLPKSISHDVQYPSLEVDPYLGQAFIDLTQTADYPLAKFNFSTFAPASTDASWVQDPVLDPVTHNLTSAAKAVLHANYGICPNLSGAGCAFNHEPLFKALANTDLAYSQTEIVARAEAQIAVQLLADPSEMSKATAILSK is encoded by the coding sequence ATGCATTTGTCCTCAACAGTCCTGATGGCTGCCGCTGGAGCGGTGGCCCAATCAACTGTTGATCTCTCCAATCTCCCGGCTTTCTTGAAGTCTAGCTCAAGTACCAACTGGCCAACCCTTCTGGTCATTGGCCAGCAGATCTGGAACGACCCAGAAGTTGGCCTCAACGAAACTCACGCACATGGCCGCATCGTCAACTACTTTTCTTCACTACCAGGCTGGACGGTGTCAGGATCGGCTTACACTGGTCTCCCTACAGCTTTCCGAGCCGAGTTCGATAACCGGCCGTCTGGTTTCACAGGCACTCTGCCAACTGTTGGGTTCTTGGCCGAGTTTGATGCTCTGGTGGGTATAGGCCATGCCTGTGGTCACAATCTCATTGCTCTCAATGGCATCTCAGCAGCCAAGTTTGCTAGCGATGCTCTGGTACACTACAACATCCCTGGCCGCGTGATCCTTGTCGGGACTCCCGACGAGGAGAACGCGGCAGGCAAGTTCAAGCTCAACAACTTGGACGCTTTTGCTGATTCAGATGTCTGGCTGATGGCACATCCTACTACGACGAGCGCTATTCAGCCGATGAACGCCCGCCTCAACTACTTTGCCACCTTCATTGGCAGCACACACTCCGAGGCTGTTGGAAAGGCCTACAACGCAATGAGTATTGTACAAAATCTGACTGGCCTGCCGGGAACCAGTTCAAGCGCCATTAGCATTGAGAACGTTGGTGTCTACGCGACCAACATTGTGCAGACCGCTATCGACCTTGGCGTGGCCGGCCTGAGTCTCGCGACAGTTAATAGCACTGTTGCCAGCATCCTCGATTCGAGTTATCCCAACGTCACCTTCAAAGCTACCACTGATGCCAACGGTGTAGCAATTACGATGAATGGCCCCGGAGGCCATGCTTCAGAGGCGAGCAAAGGTCCCTTGACGCTGTCAATTAACACATACAACGCCCTCAAGAACACGCCTGGAGTCTCCTTTTACCTGCCCAGCAACACCTCCATCAATGAGCTCGATATTACGATTGACATGCGCACCCGCTACACCAGCGACTTGAACTCCGTGGCCAACTTCGTCAGCGCTGCTCTCGGCACTCTCCCCAAGAGCATCTCCCACGATGTCCAGTATCCATCTCTGGAAGTGGATCCATACCTCGGACAGGCTTTTATCGACTTGACTCAGACCGCTGATTATCCATTGGCCAAGTTTAACTTCAGCACATTTGCTCCCGCCTCCACAGATGCCTCGTGGGTACAGGACCCTGTGCTCGATCCTGTCACACACAACTTGACCAGCGCGGCCAAGGCGGTGCTCCACGCAAACTACGGCATCTGCCCCAACCTGTCCGGAGCTGGCTGCGCGTTTAACCATGAGCCGCTGTTCAAGGCCCTGGCCAACACGGATTTGGCATACTCTCAGACCGAGATCGTGGCTAGGGCAGAGGCTCAGATTGCTGtccagctgctggctgatCCGTCTGAAATGAGCAAAGCGACTGCCATTCTGTCGAAATAG